The Anastrepha ludens isolate Willacy chromosome 2, idAnaLude1.1, whole genome shotgun sequence genome contains a region encoding:
- the LOC128864682 gene encoding insulin-like growth factor-binding protein complex acid labile subunit yields MKFLFLFVCAIAALHAHYNGHAAQLRRVWMQDHCHQGICTGIEIGRNDYVILSQMPIAKQLLLTFLNSSIAKIPHLMFDTFPDLQVLRMENCSVETFEKPQFEGASNLMSLFLGHNLLRDIPKNIFLGADNLHTLHLNHNQLFNLHNASFHALKELRELSLADNRLEQLPLGVFAPLRKLLDLNLGGNRLAAFPRGIFDRNFNLTRINLSRNRFVVFESELFKLQPRIKQLDLSGNELQDLTLNFAVLESVLANNCDMRKLTIYGYVYELELRNNSLRELPHIPHAANVSSLDLALNPLGTLQGNPLRRFTGLQRLNLSATGMHELHEDVFKKQTQLKLLDISSNSLYNLKFPLFSSLKSLQYFYFQQNNWNCDFLQLLMNSFVKKRDISFMEDATEPELVDDYVDGIACWYESNKATKKCSGDGLSEAALELAIVRNDIKSFMEVVEKKFVKVYRMLDELKMRL; encoded by the coding sequence atgaaatttctttttttgttcgtCTGCGCAATCGCCGCTTTACACGCTCACTATAACGGTCATGCTGCGCAACTGCGTCGTGTGTGGATGCAGGATCACTGCCACCAAGGCATCTGTACTGGCATCGAAATCGGACGCAATGACTATGTCATTCTGTCGCAGATGCCCATCGCCAAACAGCTTTTGCTTACCTTCCTGAATTCTAGCATTGCCAAGATACCGCATCTGATGTTCGACACTTTTCCCGATCTACAAGTATTGCGCATGGAAAACTGTTCAGTAGAAACCTTTGAAAAACCACAATTCGAGGGTGCCAGCAATCTGATGAGTCTCTTTCTTGGTCACAACCTACTGCGCGACATACCGAAGAACATCTTTCTCGGTGCCGACAACCTGCACACGCTCCACTTGAACCACAATCAACTGTTTAACCTGCACAATGCCAGCTTTCATGCCTTGAAAGAGTTGCGCGAGCTGTCACTCGCCGACAATCGGCTGGAGCAGCTGCCGCTTGGCGTGTTCGCGCCACTACGCAAACTCCTCGACCTCAATCTGGGTGGCAATCGCCTAGCAGCCTTTCCGCGCGGCATATTTGATCGCAATTTCAACTTGACACGCATAAATTTGTCACGCAATCGCTTCGTGGTTTTCGAGTCGGAGCTGTTTAAGCTGCAGCCACGCATCAAACAGCTGGATCTTTCCGGCAACGAGTTGCAGGACCTAACACTCAACTTTGCCGTGCTGGAGAGCGTGCTTGCGAACAATTGCGACATGCGTAAGCTCACCATTTACGGCTATGTCTACGAACTTGAGTTGCGTAACAATTCACTGCGTGAGCTGCCGCACATACCGCACGCAGCCAATGTGAGCAGTCTGGATCTGGCGCTCAACCCGCTCGGTACATTGCAAGGCAATCCATTGCGTCGCTTCACCGGTTTGCAGCGGCTCAACTTGAGCGCAACTGGCATGCACGAGTTGCATGAGGACGTATTCAAGAAGCAAACGCAACTCAAACTGCTGGATATCTCGTCGAATTcactttataatttaaaattcccGCTCTTTAGTAGCCTGAAATCGCTGCAGTATTTCTACTTCCAGCAAAATAATTGGAACTGCGATTTCTTGCAGCTGCTGATGAATTCATTTGTGAAGAAGCGCGACATCTCCTTCATGGAGGACGCAACGGAACCGGAACTGGTCGACGATTATGTAGATGGAATAGCCTGTTGGTATGAGAGCAACAAGGCGACGAAGAAGTGCTCTGGCGATGGACTCTCCGAGGCCGCCTTGGAGTTGGCCATTGTGCGCAACGACATCAAGTCCTTCATGGAGGTGGTCGAGAAGAAATTCGTCAAGGTCTACCGCATGCTGGACGAGTTGAAGATGCGCTTGTAG